From the genome of Haloarcula taiwanensis:
ATCTGGCGCATCGGCTGTATGGGCCATTCGGCCCGCCGGCAGAACGTCAGCTATCTGCTTGCTGCGTTGGGTAACGCGCTCGGTGAGCAGGGTTCGGCAGTGGACGTAGACGCTGGACTAGCGGCGATGAGCGAGCGGTTCTGACGCTCTCCAGAACCGGCCTCGGAGGGTTCGTTTTGCGGAACTGCTGGAACGAGATTGTCTCACGTAGCTCCGCTGTCCGAAGGCAAAGGACAACTCAACTGCTGTTCAGGTCCACTCGACACCGACTGAAAACCAAGTCCGCCCTCCCCGATTTGAACGGGGGACAAGTCGATCTACAGTCGACTGCTCTACCAGTCTGAGCTAAGGGCGGTCGACACCCGAAAATACCCCGCCGTCCGGACTTAAGGGTTGTTATTCGCGGAGGGTTCGCCGAACGGTCACACGACGCGGAGTGACACACTGATTGGTGTCAGACACGTCTGACCCACTTGCAGAGGTCTGGGAGACGGGGCAACAGAGTCTACGGACGGAATCTGAGCGGAGGGAACGGTATCGCGTCATGCCGGTAGCTGACGGGCGTCAGACAGCGCGGGAAGATTAAAATACCATCATGTACAACACACGTCCGAACTCGATGAGCAAAATAACGTTCCGCGCTGACGACGACCTCATCGACCAACTCGAGGCGTTCGACGCCTCGAAGAGCGAGGTCATGCGCGAGGCGCTTCGGGAGTATCTCGGAGACGCGTCGCCGTCAGCGTCGGAACCATCGTCGTCGTCAGAGTCTGTGACCGACGCCGAGACAATCGACGAGCTCATCGAAGAGCGTGTCGACAGTATCATCGCCGACCGACTGCGGATACGACGCCGCCCCTCGCAACCGCAGGATATCAACGTAAACATCTCGTTAGACGGCGTAAGCGCAGGGGCAGCGAACGCTGAAACCGAACGACGGCAGACCGCCGATCGGGGTGCAAGTGCCGAGGACGGGCGGTCTCACAGTGAAAATCAGTCGTCCGACACGAGCGGGCGTAAGACAGAGCCGGAAACGCGGGACAGGACCGACACGGAGGAACGTAAGACATGTGCGCAATGCGGTGATAATCTTGGACCGGACCACGTTTACTGCCCGAACTGTGGCGAGAAGGCGTCTCGGCGGGTGTTCTGTGATTGCGGCGATGAACTCCGGTCGGACTGGGGATTCTGCCCGGGCTGTGGGAGACGAACGCCCGCAGCGGATGTGCTCGATCAGACCTAATTCAGCGTTTACACTGGATAGAAGAGTCCAGACACCGTAAACGAGAAAATGTATGACACTGCCCGTAAGTTTTAATACATCAGGGTCAGTGGTTTATCCTGCGTAAGACGGTCGTCTTACACGGCGGCGAACGCGAGGGGATGCCGCCCTCGTACTGCGGTTTCGCTGTGTAAACACTCGTGCGGGGCGTAAACAGCCCTCGTCCGGGCCGTCTTACCCAAGGGGAACTACCAAACATGGAGCGTGTGACACTACGGATTCCGAAGCAGCAGATTGAAGAGGTCGAACAGATGGTCGAGACGGGCGAGTACCCCAATCGGAGCGAAGCGATTCGCTCGGCGGTTCGGGAGATGCTCGCCGAGGAAGGCTCCGAACAGGCCTCCGAAAAGAAGCGGTCCTGGGCCAAGGTGTAACGATGCAGGATATCGTTAACGAGGCCCTCGAACGCGACGAGCAGGAACAGAAGCGGATGTCCGACGAGGACGTCGACGGGTTCGGCGACCCGCGCATCGTCATCGTCGGCTGTGGTGGCGCCGGCAACAACACCGTCAACCGCCTGTACAACATCGGCGTCGAGGGCGCTGACACCGTGGCCATCAACACGGACAAACAGCACCTCAAGATGATCGAAGCCGACACGAAGATTCTGGTCGGCAAGTCCCTCACCAATGGCCTCGGGGCCGGCGGCGACCCGTCGATGGGCGAGCGCGCCACGGAGATGGCACAGGGCACTATCAAGGAAGTGCTAGGCGACGCAGACCTCGTGTTCGTCACCGCCGGCATGGGCGGCGGCACCGGGACCGGTGCGGCCCCAGTCGTCTCGAAGATCGCTAAAGAACAGGGCGCAATCGTCGTCGGCATGGTGTCGACGCCGTTCAACGTCGAGCGAGCGCGGACGGTCAAGGCCGAGGAAGGCCTGGAGAAGCTCCGCAACGAGGCGGACTCCATCATCGTGCTGGACAACAACCGCCTGCTCGACTACGTCCCGAACCTGCCGATCGGCAAGGCGTTCTCCGTGATGGACCAGATCATCGCCGAGACCGTCAAGGGCATCTCAGAGACCATCACCCAGCCGAGCCTCATCAACCTCGACTACGCCGACATGACCTCCATCATGAACCAGGGCGGCGTCGCGGTGATGCTGGTCGGCGAGACCCAGGACAAGAACAAGACCGAAGAGGTCGTCAAGGACGCGATGAACCACCCGCTGCTCGACGTGGACTACCGTGGCGCGAGCGGCGGGCTGGTCCACATCACCGGCGGCCCGGACCTCACGCTGAAGGAGGCCGAGGGCATCGCACAGAACATCACCGAGCGGCTTGAGGCCGACGCCAACGTCATCTGGGGCGCACGGATTCAGGAAGAGTACAAGGGCAAGGTGCGGGTCATGGCCATCATGACCGGCGTCCAGTCCGCCCAGGTGCTCGGCCCGACGACCCAGAAACAGGCCAACAAGTCCCGCGAGGCGATTCAGGAAGTCGGCGACGACACCTCATTCGATGCGTCCGACAACGTCGAGAGCTTCGACAGCCCCGCCCCGAACAGCGGGAGTCAGAACAGCGGCGGTCGGAACGCCGGCTACAGCGAGACCGACGGCGGACAGGACCAGCGCGAGAAGAACAACGGACTCGACGTCATCCGGACGAACAAGTAACACCGCGGTTCTTCTTTCCGTTCTCTACGGCCGCGAGCGACGCTTTTACTCAGCGGTGTCTGACAAACGAGACGTCGGTCAGACTGCTTCCAGCGCGTCCAGCAGATTACACTTCCGACAGAGGTCCCGCGCCGTCGGGGCGCCGCAGTTGTCACATTCGCCGTAGTCGGTGTCGCCGTTCTCGCCGCCGTAGGTGTCGGCGGCCAGCGCCGCGAGCTTCTCGTAGCCGGCCATAATCGAGTGGCGAGTCCCGGGATGGTTCTCTTCCAGTCCGAGCATGAGGTCCTGTATCTCGCCGCGGTAGGCCTCCTCGGCGTGGGGGCACTCGGTGATGTGTGCCGGGAGGTCTTGGAAGCGGGCGTACAGCGCGACTTCCTTCTCCGGGATGTCGCGGAGCGGCTTCGCCCGGGGGATGTGGTGGTCCTGCGCGTCGCGGGTGCGCTCGGTCGACGCGTCGCCGTCGTCCTCGAACGGACCGAGCGACGCCTCGAAGTGCTTGGCTATCTGTTCCACGTCGCCTTCGAGGAAGTTCATCAGCGCCGTCTCGGCTTCGTCGTCGAGGTTGTGGCCGGTCAGCAGTTTGTCCGCGTCGAGTTCCTCGGCGTACTTCGAGAGGAGGTCACGGCGGAACACGCCACAGTAGGCACAGGCAGCCATCCCTTCGGGGTCGTCTTCGACAACGTCGTCCATCTGGACGCCGAACTCCTCGGCGTAGGAGACGGTGATGTGTTCGATGCCGAGGTCGTCGGTCAGTTCCTCGCAGGCCTCCAGACTCGCGTCGCGGTAGCCCTCGATGCCCTCGTGGATAGAAAGCGCAACCAGTTCGATTCGGGGGTCTTCGGCGAACGTGTCGTGCAGAATCTGCGTGAGAACGACGCTGTCTTTGCCGCCCGAGAGGCCGATAACCCACGTCTCGGGGTCTTCGACAGTGGCGTCGTCGGACACGAGGCCGTCCTCGCGGATGCGACGACGAACCCGTTTCGTGACCGCTCGGCAGAGATGAGACTCACAGAGGTGCAGCCCGGAATAGGCCGCGTG
Proteins encoded in this window:
- a CDS encoding CopG family transcriptional regulator, which encodes MSKITFRADDDLIDQLEAFDASKSEVMREALREYLGDASPSASEPSSSSESVTDAETIDELIEERVDSIIADRLRIRRRPSQPQDINVNISLDGVSAGAANAETERRQTADRGASAEDGRSHSENQSSDTSGRKTEPETRDRTDTEERKTCAQCGDNLGPDHVYCPNCGEKASRRVFCDCGDELRSDWGFCPGCGRRTPAADVLDQT
- a CDS encoding ribbon-helix-helix protein, CopG family; protein product: MERVTLRIPKQQIEEVEQMVETGEYPNRSEAIRSAVREMLAEEGSEQASEKKRSWAKV
- a CDS encoding cell division protein FtsZ; its protein translation is MQDIVNEALERDEQEQKRMSDEDVDGFGDPRIVIVGCGGAGNNTVNRLYNIGVEGADTVAINTDKQHLKMIEADTKILVGKSLTNGLGAGGDPSMGERATEMAQGTIKEVLGDADLVFVTAGMGGGTGTGAAPVVSKIAKEQGAIVVGMVSTPFNVERARTVKAEEGLEKLRNEADSIIVLDNNRLLDYVPNLPIGKAFSVMDQIIAETVKGISETITQPSLINLDYADMTSIMNQGGVAVMLVGETQDKNKTEEVVKDAMNHPLLDVDYRGASGGLVHITGGPDLTLKEAEGIAQNITERLEADANVIWGARIQEEYKGKVRVMAIMTGVQSAQVLGPTTQKQANKSREAIQEVGDDTSFDASDNVESFDSPAPNSGSQNSGGRNAGYSETDGGQDQREKNNGLDVIRTNK
- a CDS encoding TIGR00269 family protein; the encoded protein is MECDKCGENAVLHAAYSGLHLCESHLCRAVTKRVRRRIREDGLVSDDATVEDPETWVIGLSGGKDSVVLTQILHDTFAEDPRIELVALSIHEGIEGYRDASLEACEELTDDLGIEHITVSYAEEFGVQMDDVVEDDPEGMAACAYCGVFRRDLLSKYAEELDADKLLTGHNLDDEAETALMNFLEGDVEQIAKHFEASLGPFEDDGDASTERTRDAQDHHIPRAKPLRDIPEKEVALYARFQDLPAHITECPHAEEAYRGEIQDLMLGLEENHPGTRHSIMAGYEKLAALAADTYGGENGDTDYGECDNCGAPTARDLCRKCNLLDALEAV